TATCATGGCTGCACCAGCCTTTTCCAAGTATTTAGCCTCACGGTTGAGGGCATATGCCAGGTCGATGATTGCTTTATCCCTGTTTTCCAGGGTGTAGAATCCTTCCATTCGTGATGAGAGAACCAGTGTGGTGGGGCCGGTGATGATCCCTTTAACACCTCGGGCATCTTCATTGAACCCACCAGCAGATAACAGATTTTTGCCTGAGTTGAACTCTCCAGATATGCCGCCCGCAGATTTTAAAGCAATTTTTATGTCTTTTGCCCCTATTGAATAGTTGATTGGGAGTATTTTACCTTTGATCTTTGATGTTCCATCCTCCCAGACCATTCCAGTGATATCCCTGGAGAATATGTCCACCATGTCTCCCCGTACCTGTCCAGTGGATATGATGTTCACACCGGCATTTACCTGTTGGGTAACAGCGAACTCTACAGCGGCCTGGTAAGGGTCGTAACTCCCCATAAAAGAAGATATCCTGGAAGAAAATGATGATGGTTCCTGTGGTGGTGAAGGGTAACTTCCAACTACAGTGGTTAGCATTGAAAACCTCATTATATGTTGTTTTGATTATAATAGTATTTTTTGATGGTTTTTTATTTTCTTGTTCCTTAATGTATTTTTTATCCCTAAATAATATATTCAATCACTGAATATGGCTCTCTCGATATATAAAATCAATTATTATCCTGCCCTGAGA
This window of the Methanobacterium sp. Maddingley MBC34 genome carries:
- a CDS encoding methionine synthase II (cobalamin-independent) (PFAM: Cobalamin-independent synthase, Catalytic domain) codes for the protein MLTTVVGSYPSPPQEPSSFSSRISSFMGSYDPYQAAVEFAVTQQVNAGVNIISTGQVRGDMVDIFSRDITGMVWEDGTSKIKGKILPINYSIGAKDIKIALKSAGGISGEFNSGKNLLSAGGFNEDARGVKGIITGPTTLVLSSRMEGFYTLENRDKAIIDLAYALNREAKYLEKAGAAMIQFDEPFLSTGMANIKTAYQAIKIAQNGLKVPLAMHVCGDVSQVLVELLKFPVDIIDCEFAGIEKNIDILQNTDLGGKKIGFGCVDTKTERVESPEEISTLIKKGAEIIGEENMIVDPDCGMRMLPEEAAYQKLKNMTEAAGWLS